TCGCTAGCGGAATTAAAGCGATCGCCACTCCCGAAGAAAACTTTCTGCCGTTTGTCTCCGGCGTCGATTCGGAATCCCTTGGGGCTGCCTCTGAAAGGGTGGTCGGTGTAGGTGCAGGGGCACTCGGGGCGATCGTGGCAACGGTAACATCAAACCGCAGTTCAAAAGGCTGAAAGGTGGCCGCAGCGCTTGGTTGTCCGGTAATGACCAGTTCATAAGCACCGACGCCTGGGAAGGTAATCGTTGCACTGGGAACGTTTTCGTATCCTTCGACGGAGAGCGGCGTGAGGGCAGGGGTGGCGATCGCACCATCGTTTTCTCCAGTGCCCGACACCGCATACACCGTTAACTGACAGTCGCAATCCGAAAGGGGAATCGCTTGCCCTCCCCGCTGAGTTAGGGCAAACCAGGCGAGGGTTGGTTCGCCTGCGCGGGGAGCATCGTTAGGCTCCACATGAACCGTGCCGCCTACATCCTTACTGATTTCGACTTGATGGGCGATCGCCTTGATGCTGCCCAGACTGAGGGTGGTACTAATAGTTAGAAAGGTCAGAATTTGAAGCGGCTTGAATAGACGAGTCATGATCTCTTGCAGTACCAGAATTGGATGGATGGATTTGGAAAAGATTGAATCTGGGCGATCGCACTAGCAACACGCCCAAAACGGCGATCGCCAGTCCAGCGGTGCAGGCGTAGTTCACCCAGGTAAGCTGTGCCCGACCCAGGTAATGGGTTCCTATCAGGAAGCAATGAGCAGCACAGAAGAGGAGGGCAGGCACACAGAGCCAATGTAGCCCCTTCCAAAGACGACCCAAACGAGTCTGCGCCCAGTCAAAACTGGTGAGCGCTGCCGGAGTCATCAAGCCCAGGGCGATCGCCCCAGATACCAGGCCAAGTTGATGACGGAGCACCATGAACGCGAAGGCCTCTAGATTCCAGCCCCAAAGATGATCCATCATGTGGGCACTGTGAGCTACAGCCAGTACAAACGCACTGACCCCAATGGCGCGGCGATATTGTAAGGGCTGGATCCCAAGCGATCGCAGGGGGCGAGCTACTAAGGCCAAGATGAGTAACCCTAGTGCTAGGTGTCCGGTGGCATCCACCATCACATCCCCCGTGCGCATCAGGGTTAAAAGACCGATGGTGAGGGTAATCCAGCCGCCCATGCGAAATAGCTGACTGCGGCGATCGCGACTGAGCAAACTGGCCGAAATCCCGACCCCCAGCATCGTGGGCAATGTCCCGATCCCAAAGGCCAGCATCGTTGCCATTCCTAGCATTGCACTGCCCGTTTCAGCGGCTTTAATCTGAGCGACGTAGAGAAAACCACAGGGCATTAATCCCCACACCATCCCCAGCAGCACCGGAGTCCACCACTGGGTCATGAAGGAAAGCTGCATCATGCTGCGACTGAGGCGATCGTGCAATGTCCCGCTTGCCATCGGATTTAGGAGGGGAATCATCGGCAAGAGCTTGGGATTAATCTGTACCAGACCGAGCCAAACCAAGGAGCCTCCGGTCAGTAAAGCCACAATTCGCCGCACCGTGCTACCGACTCCTGCCAGTTGTCCGCTAGCCATCATCAGGGAACCGAGCGCACCGATGCCCAAACCGACCAAGGCATAGCTCGCAATCCGCCCCAGATTCAGGGCAACGTGAAAGAAAATTTGTTGGTTTGATGCCTTCGCTGCGTTGGGCTGGTTTGATAGGCCAAACGCCACCGTCAGCGGGCCACACATGCCTGCACAATGACTAAAACTTCCTAGAAATCCTAGGGCTGTGATTAACCAAAAATCAAGCACGGATGCACAAACGGCCTGCGGGGTGGCGATGATTTAGACAGGATTTGCCGCAATGGATCCAAAGACCCAATGCCCTATCAATTCTAGGGGGATGGCGGGACTTGGAGGACTTCAACATCCTGGATTACCTGCCCATCATGAACTAATTCTTCATGGGTATTGGCATTGAGCACCACGCTGACATCGTAGGTGCCGGGAGGCAGCGGATTCAGGTAGTACCAGTTGCCGTAGAGTCGGGTGATTTTTTCACCGTTGATGAACAGGTGGGCATGACCTTCTGTAGGTAACGTTGATGCGTTGACCCGTTCGGGTGCGAAGGTAAAGTTTGTAACTTGCACTTCCAAGTTCCATCCCTGCATGGCATCCGGATGAATGATCAAATCAACGCTCGGAACAGCGACTCCATCGGGAATTTCCATGGATTCATGGTGATGCTCATCGGGAGCCATGTCCATACTAGTACTGGGGGAATGACTAGTACTGGGGGAATGGGCATCAGCCTCAGGATGGGGATCTGATGACTCATGGGCAACGGTGAAAAATGCATCGGGGACAGGTTCGGCTAGGGCGATTGCACTCCCCAGGCCAGGAGTCATGCAGGAGGCGATCAAAGCAAATCGTAGTCTGGAGATCATCAGCAGTCGGCGACGTAACGGTTGACAGTGAACGGTAGACTCTTGTGCAGATAAAAAATCGCCTTGGAACTCCACCATTCCAGAGTTCCAAAAGCGACCCTACACCCCTAGTAAGGTGTAGTAGAGATTCTTTTACCTTGACCTATGCTGAAGCGTTTGCCGGGGAATGTCAAAAGACAGGTTGTCAAAGTTTAGATGCCTCAACAAAGGTAGCGATCGCCCCCGGCATTCGGTATGGTAAAGAAGTGTTATCCACTTGGTTTGGAAGTTTAAGCTACTATGGCTCCCTTGCCTGATCCCCGTCCGAAGCACTTGTCCTTAGGAACGTTAGAAACAGAAATCTTGAACATTTTGTGGGATTTCGAGTCTGCCACCGTGAAGGACATTCACGATCGCATCCTGGCAGACCCCGACCGCGAGTTAGCCTATGCCTCGGTGACGACAGTGCTTCAGCGGTTAGCCCAAAAGGGATGGGTGGAGTCCAGTAAGTGCGATCGTGCCTTTGTATGGCGACCGACCCTCTCCCGCCAAGAGGCACAAATGTTGAAATCCCACGATCATCTACGGCAATTTCTCTCCATTAGCAACCCGGACATTGTGGCCGCGTTTGCCGATGAGTTAGATCAGACGAGTTTGGCGCAGCTTGATGCGATCGCCGACTGCATCCGAACGGCACGCCAGGAGCGGGAGGCTCAGTGATGCACACCGGATTTCTTTTACTAACCCTAGGCCTGGCTTGGCTGATCCGCGCTAGGGCAACGGGAGCAGGGACAGACTGGCGCGATCGCTGGCACGCTGCGCTGCAATCGTTTGTACTCCCCCCGCTGCTGCTGATCATGACCGCGATCGCAACGTTGTGCATGGGAACCCAGGGGCAAATGATCGGCATTCCGGTGGGTTGGATTGGCTACTCGGTCGCGATCGCCTTTTTAGGATGGGCAGCGTTGTCCCTAGTCTGGTTTGCAGTTCAGGCAGGGCGCACTCTGCGTCAGTTGCCCATTCAGGAATCGGTTACGGTTTACGGTCGCCTAGGCTATGTCGTTGAGCTTCCCACCCTCTTTGCTGCTCAAATTGGGTTGTGGACGTCCCGTCTTGTCGTCAGTCGCCATCTGTTAGATACCTTGTCGCCAGAGCAGACAGAAGCTGTCCTGCACCACGAAGACGCCCATGCCCACTATCGCGATCCCTTCTGGTTTTTCTGGCTGGGCTGGATTCGTCACCTCACACACTGGCTCCCCCAAACTGAAGCCCTATGGCAAGAATTACTCTTACTTCGAGAACTGCGGGCGGATCAATGGGCCGCTCAGCAGGTGGATC
The Synechococcales cyanobacterium T60_A2020_003 DNA segment above includes these coding regions:
- a CDS encoding sulfite exporter TauE/SafE family protein, with the translated sequence MLDFWLITALGFLGSFSHCAGMCGPLTVAFGLSNQPNAAKASNQQIFFHVALNLGRIASYALVGLGIGALGSLMMASGQLAGVGSTVRRIVALLTGGSLVWLGLVQINPKLLPMIPLLNPMASGTLHDRLSRSMMQLSFMTQWWTPVLLGMVWGLMPCGFLYVAQIKAAETGSAMLGMATMLAFGIGTLPTMLGVGISASLLSRDRRSQLFRMGGWITLTIGLLTLMRTGDVMVDATGHLALGLLILALVARPLRSLGIQPLQYRRAIGVSAFVLAVAHSAHMMDHLWGWNLEAFAFMVLRHQLGLVSGAIALGLMTPAALTSFDWAQTRLGRLWKGLHWLCVPALLFCAAHCFLIGTHYLGRAQLTWVNYACTAGLAIAVLGVLLVRSPRFNLFQIHPSNSGTARDHDSSIQAASNSDLSNY
- a CDS encoding BlaI/MecI/CopY family transcriptional regulator — encoded protein: MAPLPDPRPKHLSLGTLETEILNILWDFESATVKDIHDRILADPDRELAYASVTTVLQRLAQKGWVESSKCDRAFVWRPTLSRQEAQMLKSHDHLRQFLSISNPDIVAAFADELDQTSLAQLDAIADCIRTARQEREAQ
- a CDS encoding M56 family metallopeptidase — its product is MHTGFLLLTLGLAWLIRARATGAGTDWRDRWHAALQSFVLPPLLLIMTAIATLCMGTQGQMIGIPVGWIGYSVAIAFLGWAALSLVWFAVQAGRTLRQLPIQESVTVYGRLGYVVELPTLFAAQIGLWTSRLVVSRHLLDTLSPEQTEAVLHHEDAHAHYRDPFWFFWLGWIRHLTHWLPQTEALWQELLLLRELRADQWAAQQVDPLVLAEALLAVVSAPAIALPDYGAAFGAIAPSQLLEERVNALLSSPPSGSCALSAQSWLWLLWALLPLALTGLHS